One window of the Pseudarthrobacter sp. ATCC 49987 genome contains the following:
- a CDS encoding N-acetylmuramic acid 6-phosphate etherase has protein sequence MSSENPTSGQLSSAWLDISTEVRNPRTLDLDRRTTLGILEALNDEDRIAPEAVRQVLPVMALLVDAAAHAVSGGGRIHYFGAGTSGRLGIIDAAELMPTFNLPEGVVIAHQAGGSAALIRAVENLEDSWEAGSADAADVRAGDVVIGIAASGRTPYVGGALDRARRLNVPTALMTCAEDPELGYLADFVLAADTGPEALAGSTRLKAGTAQKMMLNSFSTALMIRLGKTWSNLMVSVLATNEKLRARTVRILMEATGEGEEPCRAALAGADGDLKVALAAMLTGAGPGPSRDALAASGGDVRAAVETLTLPDAV, from the coding sequence GTGAGTTCAGAGAACCCCACCAGCGGACAGTTGAGCAGCGCTTGGCTCGACATCAGCACGGAGGTGCGAAATCCCCGCACGCTGGACCTGGACCGGCGCACCACGCTCGGCATCCTGGAGGCGCTCAACGACGAGGACCGGATCGCCCCGGAGGCCGTCCGGCAGGTGCTCCCGGTCATGGCACTGCTGGTCGATGCCGCGGCGCACGCGGTCAGCGGCGGCGGCCGGATCCACTACTTCGGTGCCGGAACATCCGGTCGGCTGGGGATCATCGACGCAGCCGAGCTGATGCCAACGTTCAACCTGCCCGAAGGTGTTGTCATCGCCCACCAGGCCGGCGGGTCTGCCGCGCTCATCCGGGCTGTCGAGAACCTTGAGGACTCCTGGGAAGCCGGCAGCGCCGATGCCGCAGACGTCAGGGCCGGCGACGTCGTGATCGGCATTGCGGCCTCGGGGCGGACGCCCTACGTCGGGGGCGCACTGGACCGGGCCCGGCGGCTCAACGTCCCCACGGCCCTGATGACCTGCGCCGAAGATCCGGAACTCGGCTACCTGGCCGACTTTGTGCTGGCCGCCGACACCGGCCCCGAAGCCCTGGCCGGGTCGACCCGACTGAAGGCCGGGACAGCCCAGAAAATGATGCTCAACAGCTTCTCCACCGCCCTGATGATCCGGCTCGGCAAGACCTGGTCCAACCTGATGGTCTCCGTACTCGCGACGAACGAGAAGCTCCGCGCCCGGACCGTACGGATCCTGATGGAGGCCACGGGAGAAGGCGAAGAGCCCTGCAGGGCCGCGCTTGCCGGCGCGGACGGCGACCTCAAGGTGGCCCTGGCCGCCATGCTGACGGGCGCCGGCCCCGGGCCCTCCCGCGACGCGCTCGCCGCGTCCGGCGGCGATGTCCGTGCCGCCGTCGAGACCCTGACACTGCCTGACGCCGTCTGA
- a CDS encoding ABC transporter substrate-binding protein, which produces MKVRPRHLIAAVALAMLPITACAPGSSSTPQEKPAGTAAGCASPESLKVWSWRPEDVEAYKKIFAAYEEKNCVKVDFQAFKNTEYNQILTTGLTGSNGPDVVQARAYGALQPLIAGGNLTEITGKVDGLKSMDPTIVTGATGKADGKVYGVPFATQTMQVFYNKKIFKDEGIEVPKTWDEFMKANEKIKGSGMTPLAVGAKDAWMMPFIHDIFGSAEYGGKDFRDAVQSGKKTFTDAKYVSSIQNLKDLQGFMPKDVVGVSYTDAQVLFSNEQAAMFPGGSFELAFFQKQNPELELGVFQVPVRDGSASSTPVSPAYADGNWAINAKSPKQEASLKLLQWMGTKEFGQKVADELKQFSPVEGVSFNDPVMKEIWDLYQAHSAPYTLLVDFRYGTPSGTDLMGSGVQELFLGGKDASGVAQKVQDGVSQWFKPTS; this is translated from the coding sequence ATGAAGGTACGTCCCAGGCACCTGATCGCGGCCGTTGCGCTCGCCATGTTGCCGATCACCGCTTGCGCCCCCGGCTCATCGTCGACGCCGCAGGAAAAGCCCGCTGGAACCGCCGCCGGGTGTGCCTCCCCGGAATCGCTGAAGGTGTGGTCCTGGCGCCCCGAGGATGTGGAAGCGTACAAGAAGATCTTCGCCGCCTACGAGGAGAAGAACTGCGTCAAAGTCGACTTCCAGGCCTTCAAAAACACCGAATACAACCAGATCCTCACCACCGGGCTGACCGGCAGCAACGGCCCCGACGTCGTCCAGGCGCGAGCCTACGGCGCCCTGCAGCCGTTGATCGCCGGCGGAAACCTCACCGAGATCACTGGCAAGGTCGACGGCCTGAAGAGCATGGACCCGACCATCGTCACCGGTGCCACGGGCAAAGCCGACGGAAAGGTCTATGGCGTCCCCTTTGCCACCCAGACGATGCAGGTCTTCTATAACAAGAAGATCTTCAAGGATGAAGGCATCGAGGTTCCCAAAACCTGGGACGAGTTCATGAAGGCCAACGAGAAGATCAAGGGCTCCGGCATGACGCCGCTGGCCGTCGGCGCCAAGGACGCCTGGATGATGCCGTTCATCCACGACATCTTCGGCTCGGCCGAGTACGGCGGCAAGGACTTCCGCGACGCCGTCCAGTCCGGGAAGAAGACCTTCACCGATGCGAAGTACGTCAGTTCCATCCAGAACCTGAAGGACCTGCAGGGCTTCATGCCCAAGGACGTGGTGGGCGTGAGCTACACCGACGCCCAGGTCCTCTTCAGCAACGAGCAGGCCGCCATGTTCCCCGGCGGGTCCTTTGAGCTGGCCTTCTTCCAGAAGCAGAACCCGGAGCTCGAGCTCGGCGTCTTCCAGGTCCCGGTCCGCGACGGCTCCGCGTCCTCGACGCCGGTGTCGCCGGCCTACGCCGACGGAAACTGGGCCATCAACGCCAAGTCCCCGAAGCAGGAAGCGTCCCTGAAACTGCTGCAGTGGATGGGCACCAAGGAGTTCGGCCAGAAGGTCGCCGACGAACTGAAGCAGTTCTCCCCGGTCGAGGGCGTCTCCTTCAACGATCCGGTCATGAAGGAAATCTGGGACCTGTACCAGGCGCACTCGGCTCCCTACACCCTGCTGGTTGACTTCCGGTACGGCACGCCCTCCGGCACCGACCTCATGGGTTCCGGAGTCCAGGAACTGTTCCTCGGCGGCAAGGACGCCTCCGGCGTCGCCCAGAAGGTCCAGGACGGAGTTTCCCAGTGGTTCAAGCCGACCAGCTGA
- a CDS encoding carbohydrate ABC transporter permease → MSLLTEKKPAGSVPAAEPTRRRPARRKGAAGRFAVSGFLWVYAVIAVAPLLVMVFSSLRTTREMARSPLALPLNPNFASYTKAWVQASFGTFFVNSLLVTIGSVLISTVVSLLAAYALARSKSRVTSIVEAVFLSGLMLPVYLAILPVFYLLDAMGLVDNKFGLVMLYAALGIPFSVFVLTSFFRQLPLELEEAARIDGAGSFTMFWHIMLPLVKPAIATVVVFRFVPIWNDFFYPLILMRSKENYTLPVGLTTFFGEYQTDWPTLFAGLVIATIPLVVLFLVATKQIVAGLTAGMSK, encoded by the coding sequence ATGAGTCTCCTCACAGAGAAGAAGCCTGCCGGCAGCGTGCCGGCCGCGGAGCCGACGCGCCGCCGGCCGGCCCGGAGGAAGGGCGCGGCCGGCAGGTTCGCCGTCTCGGGCTTCCTCTGGGTTTACGCGGTGATCGCCGTCGCGCCCCTGCTGGTCATGGTGTTCAGCTCGCTGCGGACCACCCGCGAGATGGCACGGAGCCCGCTGGCACTGCCCTTGAACCCCAACTTCGCCAGCTACACCAAGGCCTGGGTGCAGGCGTCCTTCGGGACCTTCTTCGTGAACTCCCTGCTGGTCACGATCGGCTCGGTGCTGATTTCCACTGTCGTCTCGCTGCTGGCGGCCTATGCGCTGGCGCGCAGCAAATCCCGGGTGACCAGCATTGTCGAGGCCGTCTTCCTGTCCGGGCTGATGCTGCCGGTCTATCTCGCCATCCTGCCGGTCTTCTACCTGCTGGATGCGATGGGGCTGGTGGACAACAAATTCGGCCTGGTCATGCTGTACGCGGCGCTGGGCATACCGTTCTCGGTCTTCGTCCTGACATCATTCTTCCGCCAGCTTCCGCTGGAACTGGAGGAAGCGGCACGGATCGACGGCGCCGGCAGCTTCACGATGTTCTGGCACATTATGCTGCCGCTGGTGAAACCGGCGATCGCGACCGTCGTCGTCTTCCGGTTCGTGCCCATCTGGAACGACTTCTTCTACCCCCTGATCCTGATGCGCTCCAAGGAGAACTACACACTGCCGGTCGGGCTCACGACGTTCTTCGGGGAGTACCAGACAGACTGGCCCACCCTGTTCGCCGGGCTGGTCATCGCCACCATCCCGCTCGTGGTGCTGTTCCTCGTCGCCACCAAGCAGATCGTCGCCGGCCTCACGGCCGGCATGAGCAAATAG
- a CDS encoding MurR/RpiR family transcriptional regulator, which yields MSAVAGNESSRTVLVRIRSALPSLRPSEQSIATAVLADPALAATLSIGGLAEKCETSTTSVVRFYKKVGYQGYSDFRMDLARETTREQAVANVSAEMYEDIAKTDSLQDVVSKIAFNETMSIADTAQVLDVGRLSDAVAALSRARRIDIFGVGASAWVGQDLQQKFHRIGMTAHSWSDAHSAWTSAALLDGGCVAVAISHSGSTLDTVEALRIANEAGARTVAITNHSDSPLAQIADIVLTTAARESPFRSGALGSRMAQMMVIDCLFVGVAQQSYDTSIAALRKTYTAVQGRKV from the coding sequence GTGAGCGCAGTCGCGGGAAACGAATCGTCACGGACCGTCCTGGTCCGCATCCGCTCGGCACTCCCCTCCTTGCGGCCCTCCGAGCAGTCCATCGCCACTGCGGTCCTGGCCGACCCCGCCCTTGCGGCGACCCTGTCCATCGGCGGGCTCGCCGAGAAATGCGAGACGTCGACGACGTCGGTGGTCCGCTTCTACAAGAAAGTCGGCTATCAGGGCTACTCGGACTTCCGCATGGACCTCGCCCGGGAAACAACCCGGGAGCAGGCCGTGGCCAACGTGTCCGCGGAAATGTACGAGGATATCGCCAAGACCGACTCGCTGCAGGACGTTGTGTCCAAAATTGCCTTCAACGAGACGATGTCCATTGCCGACACGGCCCAGGTGCTCGACGTCGGCAGGCTCTCCGACGCGGTGGCCGCCCTGTCACGCGCCAGACGGATCGACATCTTCGGTGTCGGCGCCAGCGCCTGGGTCGGCCAGGATCTTCAGCAGAAATTCCACCGGATCGGGATGACAGCCCACAGCTGGTCCGACGCGCATTCGGCCTGGACCTCGGCGGCCCTGCTGGACGGCGGGTGCGTGGCCGTGGCGATCTCCCACTCCGGCTCGACGCTGGATACCGTAGAAGCCCTGCGCATCGCCAACGAGGCCGGGGCCCGGACCGTCGCCATCACCAACCACTCCGACTCCCCGCTGGCACAGATCGCGGACATCGTGCTCACCACGGCGGCCCGGGAAAGCCCGTTCCGCTCCGGCGCCCTCGGCAGCCGCATGGCGCAGATGATGGTCATCGACTGCCTTTTCGTCGGCGTCGCCCAGCAGTCCTACGACACCTCCATCGCGGCACTCCGGAAGACCTACACGGCCGTCCAGGGCCGGAAAGTGTGA
- the ppsA gene encoding phosphoenolpyruvate synthase encodes MTTDILWFSELGLKDLDRVGGKNASLGEMVQNLTSAGVQVPDGFATTADAYRSFLADSGLDQKIADRLVGLDTDDVTALAAAGQEIRTLMRETPFLPDFESQIRASYQKLVDKHGGSDDLSWAVRSSATAEDLPDASFAGQQETFLNVRGIENILVAIKDVFASLYNDRAIAYRVHHKFEHAEVALSAGIQRMVRSDVGASGVMFTMDTESGFQDAVFVTSSYGLGEAVVQGAVNPDEFYVYKPALEAGRPAILKRGLGEKALQMTYTSNREIGHTIDFVPVEASLRNRFSLTDDDVEQLARHAVAIENHYGRPMDIEWGKDGIDGGLYILQARPETVQSRRTSGSLSRFRLNASSKVLVEGRAIGQRIGAGSVRILTAIDQMAAFKTGDVLVADMTDPDWEPIMKRASAIVTNRGGRTCHAAIIARELGIPAVVGTGDATDILSDGLDVTVSCADGETGVIYEGLLDFSVEETEITQLPEAPVKVMMNVGTPEQAFTFAQLPNHGVGLARLEFIINRQIGIHPKALLNVDEQPADVIVEIRERIAAYDSPRDYYIKRLAEGVATIAAAFAPEPVIVRMSDFKSNEYANLLGGPAYEPHEENPMIGFRGASRYLEPSFRDCFDLECEALSFVRNEMGLTNVKLMIPFVRTLDEASGVIDLLAENGLRRGENGLEVIMMCEIPSNALLADEFLDYFDGFSIGSNDMTQLTLGLDRDSSIVAGSFDERNPAVKKLLSMAIKACKARGKYVGICGQGPSDHPDFAEWLVEEGIDSVSLNPDTVVETWIRLAGAAEASAATAAAN; translated from the coding sequence ATGACGACAGACATCCTGTGGTTCTCAGAACTCGGCCTCAAGGATCTGGACCGAGTGGGCGGCAAGAACGCCTCCCTCGGCGAGATGGTGCAGAACCTGACCTCTGCCGGCGTCCAGGTGCCTGACGGCTTCGCCACGACGGCGGATGCCTACCGCAGCTTCCTGGCTGACTCCGGCCTGGACCAGAAGATTGCCGACAGGCTGGTGGGCCTGGACACCGATGATGTGACGGCCCTGGCAGCAGCGGGCCAGGAGATCCGCACGCTGATGCGCGAGACGCCTTTCCTGCCGGACTTTGAGTCCCAGATCCGCGCCTCCTACCAGAAGCTGGTGGACAAGCACGGCGGCTCCGACGACCTCTCCTGGGCCGTCCGTTCCAGCGCGACGGCCGAAGACCTTCCCGACGCCTCCTTCGCCGGACAGCAGGAAACCTTCCTGAACGTCCGCGGCATCGAGAACATCCTGGTCGCCATCAAGGACGTCTTCGCGTCCCTCTACAACGACCGGGCCATCGCCTACCGCGTGCACCACAAGTTCGAGCACGCCGAAGTGGCACTCTCGGCAGGCATCCAGCGCATGGTCCGTTCCGACGTCGGCGCCTCCGGGGTCATGTTCACCATGGACACCGAATCCGGATTCCAGGACGCTGTCTTCGTCACCTCCTCCTACGGCCTCGGCGAAGCCGTCGTCCAGGGCGCCGTCAACCCGGACGAGTTCTACGTCTACAAGCCCGCCCTGGAGGCGGGCCGCCCGGCCATCCTCAAGCGCGGACTGGGCGAAAAAGCGCTCCAGATGACGTACACGAGCAACCGTGAAATCGGCCACACCATCGACTTTGTTCCGGTCGAGGCGTCGCTGCGGAACCGCTTCAGCCTTACGGATGACGACGTCGAGCAGCTCGCCCGCCACGCCGTCGCCATCGAAAACCACTACGGACGCCCCATGGACATCGAATGGGGCAAGGACGGGATCGACGGCGGCCTGTACATCCTGCAGGCACGCCCGGAGACCGTACAGTCCCGCAGGACGTCCGGCAGCCTGAGCCGTTTCCGCCTGAACGCGTCCAGCAAGGTCCTGGTCGAGGGCCGCGCCATCGGCCAGCGCATCGGCGCCGGCAGCGTCCGGATCCTCACCGCGATTGACCAGATGGCAGCCTTCAAGACCGGCGACGTCCTGGTCGCGGACATGACCGACCCGGACTGGGAACCGATCATGAAGCGTGCCTCCGCCATCGTGACCAACCGCGGCGGACGCACCTGCCACGCGGCCATCATCGCCCGCGAACTGGGGATTCCCGCCGTCGTCGGCACCGGGGACGCCACCGACATCCTCTCCGACGGGCTCGACGTGACCGTCTCCTGCGCGGACGGCGAGACCGGCGTCATTTACGAGGGACTCCTGGACTTCAGCGTCGAGGAAACCGAAATCACCCAGCTGCCCGAGGCCCCGGTCAAGGTCATGATGAACGTCGGCACCCCCGAGCAGGCCTTCACCTTCGCGCAGCTGCCCAACCACGGCGTGGGCCTGGCCCGGCTGGAATTCATCATCAACCGGCAGATCGGCATCCACCCCAAGGCGCTGCTGAACGTCGACGAGCAGCCCGCGGACGTGATTGTGGAAATCCGGGAGCGGATCGCCGCCTACGACAGCCCGCGCGACTACTACATCAAGCGCCTGGCCGAAGGCGTGGCAACCATCGCCGCGGCCTTCGCACCGGAGCCTGTGATTGTCCGGATGTCCGACTTCAAGTCCAACGAGTACGCCAACCTCCTCGGCGGACCCGCCTACGAGCCGCACGAAGAGAACCCGATGATCGGCTTCCGCGGCGCCTCGCGGTACCTGGAGCCGTCCTTCCGGGACTGCTTCGACCTGGAGTGCGAGGCCCTGTCCTTCGTCCGCAACGAGATGGGCCTGACCAACGTCAAGCTGATGATCCCGTTCGTGCGGACCCTTGACGAGGCCAGCGGCGTCATCGACCTGCTCGCCGAAAACGGCCTGCGCCGGGGCGAAAACGGCCTCGAGGTCATCATGATGTGTGAGATTCCGTCCAACGCGCTGCTGGCCGACGAGTTCCTGGACTACTTCGACGGCTTCTCCATCGGGTCAAACGACATGACCCAGCTGACGCTGGGCCTGGACCGGGATTCCTCGATCGTCGCCGGCAGCTTCGACGAGCGCAACCCTGCCGTCAAGAAGCTGCTGAGCATGGCCATCAAGGCGTGCAAGGCACGCGGCAAGTACGTCGGCATCTGCGGCCAGGGGCCGAGCGACCACCCGGACTTCGCCGAATGGCTGGTCGAGGAAGGCATCGACTCCGTCTCGCTGAACCCCGACACCGTGGTGGAAACCTGGATCCGGCTCGCCGGCGCAGCAGAAGCATCGGCGGCCACCGCCGCAGCCAACTAA
- a CDS encoding glucosamine-6-phosphate deaminase, giving the protein MKIIESGTGAEAGIRAANLIAELVRATPTAVLGLATGSSPLPLYAALAEQNLDLGRVRGFSLDEYLGLGAADAESYARVIRREVIERLGLDPDLVRTPDGLAPDPVQEAADFERSIRAAGGIDLQILGIGSNGHLAFNEPPSAFDSRTRVVELEPSTREDNARFFDSLADVPTHAITQGLGTIGEARQLLLIAHGEAKAQAVARAVEGPVTEDFPASLIQRHPNATLVLDAAAASRLQCARV; this is encoded by the coding sequence GTGAAGATCATCGAATCAGGCACCGGCGCGGAGGCCGGAATCCGCGCCGCGAACCTCATCGCCGAACTCGTCAGGGCAACGCCGACGGCAGTCCTGGGCCTGGCCACCGGTTCCTCCCCGCTGCCGCTGTACGCGGCGCTGGCAGAGCAGAACCTGGACCTGGGCCGGGTCCGCGGGTTTTCCCTGGATGAGTACCTCGGGCTCGGTGCTGCCGACGCGGAGAGCTATGCGCGGGTCATCCGGCGGGAGGTCATCGAACGGCTCGGCCTGGACCCGGACCTCGTCCGCACGCCGGACGGGCTGGCGCCGGACCCCGTGCAGGAGGCGGCCGACTTTGAGCGCAGCATCCGCGCCGCCGGCGGGATCGATCTGCAGATCCTCGGCATCGGTTCCAACGGCCACCTGGCATTCAACGAACCTCCGTCGGCGTTCGACTCGCGGACCCGGGTGGTTGAGCTCGAGCCCAGCACGCGGGAGGACAACGCGAGATTCTTCGACTCTCTGGCGGATGTCCCCACCCATGCCATCACCCAGGGCCTGGGCACCATTGGCGAGGCGAGGCAGTTGCTGCTGATCGCGCACGGCGAAGCCAAGGCCCAGGCCGTGGCGCGTGCCGTCGAAGGCCCCGTCACGGAAGACTTCCCGGCGTCGCTGATCCAGCGCCACCCGAACGCCACGCTGGTCCTGGACGCGGCTGCGGCCAGCAGGCTGCAGTGCGCCCGGGTCTAG
- a CDS encoding pyruvate, water dikinase regulatory protein produces the protein MTNDAPRPVYFLSDSTGITAETLGNTLLTQFPANDFDRITVPFITTVDQARAVVRVIDNRAAAGLQPIVFSTAVGSDIRQTLGTCKGIIVDLIGTHVGQLERALGTEASGEPGRAHGLGNAARYQSRMAAVEYAMEHDDGASLRALEKAQVILVAPSRCGKTPTTMYLALQHGIFAANFPLVDEDFEREGLPKPLRPFVSKCFGLTTNPLRLSQVRTERRRGSPYASLRQCGFELRSAERLYVSHGITYLNSASVSVEEMAATILQKMNLKH, from the coding sequence ATGACCAATGACGCTCCCCGCCCGGTCTACTTCCTTTCGGACAGTACGGGCATCACCGCAGAAACGCTCGGCAACACCTTGCTGACGCAGTTCCCCGCGAACGATTTTGACCGCATCACGGTCCCCTTCATCACCACCGTCGACCAGGCACGCGCGGTCGTCAGGGTCATCGACAACCGTGCGGCCGCCGGCCTGCAGCCGATCGTCTTTTCCACAGCCGTCGGCAGCGACATCCGCCAGACCCTGGGCACCTGCAAGGGAATCATCGTGGACCTCATCGGGACGCACGTCGGCCAGCTGGAGCGGGCCCTGGGCACCGAAGCCAGCGGGGAACCGGGCCGGGCCCACGGACTCGGCAACGCCGCCCGCTACCAGTCCCGGATGGCCGCCGTCGAATACGCCATGGAGCACGACGACGGCGCGAGCCTGCGCGCGCTCGAAAAGGCCCAGGTCATCCTGGTGGCCCCGTCCCGCTGCGGCAAAACGCCCACCACCATGTACCTGGCCCTGCAGCACGGCATCTTCGCCGCCAACTTCCCGCTGGTGGACGAGGACTTCGAACGCGAGGGACTCCCCAAGCCGCTGCGGCCGTTCGTTTCGAAGTGTTTCGGCCTCACCACCAATCCCCTGCGCCTGAGCCAGGTCCGCACCGAACGCCGCCGCGGCTCGCCCTACGCGTCGCTGCGGCAGTGCGGCTTCGAGCTCCGCAGCGCCGAACGGCTGTACGTGTCCCACGGAATCACCTACCTGAATTCGGCCAGCGTCTCCGTCGAGGAAATGGCCGCCACCATCCTCCAGAAGATGAACCTCAAACACTAG
- a CDS encoding carbohydrate ABC transporter permease, which translates to MVQADQLSRPKPRKRGPRPAGTVLGWPATVIFLAPAVIIFSIFVLYPMITAFSYSFFDWQGTARGAFSGVGNFFTLFTVEPFKSELPRALMHNLLLFAGAMVFQNTVGLAIASFLYKRKRFKKLFQTLYTLPYLVSPLVIGYLWTLLLSPLFGPVNALLKAIGLGELAQPWLGQPSTALWVIVLVTAWQWLGFPILLYGAALGGIPEELTEAASLDGATAWQRFRSITLPLLTSAIGTVSILTFIGSMEALALPYAMGGSSGSPAGATDVLSLMFYRTAFESGASNAIGVSSALATLLFVFIFGVALVFTSIIRRRERKLS; encoded by the coding sequence GTGGTTCAAGCCGACCAGCTGAGCCGCCCCAAGCCGCGCAAGCGCGGTCCCCGCCCGGCGGGGACCGTCCTTGGTTGGCCGGCCACCGTGATTTTCCTCGCCCCGGCGGTGATCATTTTCTCCATCTTCGTGCTCTACCCGATGATCACGGCTTTCAGCTACTCCTTCTTCGACTGGCAGGGCACCGCCCGGGGTGCGTTCTCCGGCGTCGGGAATTTCTTCACGCTCTTCACCGTGGAGCCGTTCAAATCGGAGCTGCCGCGGGCGCTGATGCACAACCTGCTCCTGTTCGCCGGTGCCATGGTCTTCCAGAACACCGTCGGGCTGGCGATCGCCTCCTTCCTGTACAAGCGCAAGCGGTTCAAGAAGCTGTTCCAGACGCTTTACACGCTGCCGTACCTGGTGAGCCCGCTGGTCATCGGCTACTTGTGGACGCTGCTTCTCTCGCCGCTGTTCGGCCCGGTGAACGCGCTGCTCAAGGCAATCGGACTGGGCGAACTGGCGCAGCCCTGGCTGGGCCAGCCGTCCACCGCGCTCTGGGTGATTGTGCTCGTCACCGCCTGGCAGTGGCTGGGCTTCCCGATCCTGCTCTACGGCGCGGCCCTGGGCGGCATCCCGGAGGAGCTCACCGAAGCGGCGTCGCTGGACGGCGCGACGGCGTGGCAACGGTTCCGCTCGATCACGCTGCCGCTGCTGACCTCGGCGATCGGCACCGTCAGCATCCTCACCTTCATCGGGTCCATGGAGGCGCTGGCGTTGCCGTACGCCATGGGAGGGTCTTCCGGTTCACCGGCGGGGGCCACCGACGTCCTGTCGCTGATGTTCTACCGGACCGCGTTTGAATCCGGGGCCTCGAATGCCATCGGGGTCTCCTCGGCCCTGGCCACACTGCTGTTCGTCTTCATCTTCGGAGTGGCGCTGGTCTTCACCTCCATCATCCGACGCAGGGAAAGGAAGCTCTCCTGA
- a CDS encoding N-acetylglucosamine kinase: MQTEWILGLDIGGSGSRAALQRLGAPAGEPPLRIAGDRIEVRPGGIPLAGILASLVPAALTAVAGQGGVLRAAGVGMSGLLSLTAGTDDAHRTLRAELGPIPIALASDAVTSLVGGIGLGGGAVVSAGTGVVGLGADFAGRWHRVDGWGHVLGDLGSGSWIGTAGLQAALAAHDGRPGGSAALLVLLRERWGAPELLPREIYTRDDRAGVLASFATDVAGAAHAGDPVAAGIWTRAGEHLADNLAAALADGVPPLATYTGGLFDAGALLLEPLAARFAMIRPDAELRTPLGGSLEGALTLARELLRAPSAFPQQDPYVTVRLNAPEPHTPARRLPSGQGQP, translated from the coding sequence ATGCAGACAGAATGGATTCTGGGCCTGGACATTGGCGGGAGCGGGAGCCGCGCTGCTTTGCAGCGGCTCGGCGCACCGGCCGGGGAGCCGCCGCTGCGGATCGCCGGGGACCGGATTGAGGTCCGGCCCGGCGGGATCCCGCTGGCGGGCATCCTGGCATCCCTGGTGCCGGCAGCCCTGACCGCCGTCGCAGGCCAGGGCGGAGTGCTCCGGGCCGCCGGCGTCGGGATGAGCGGGCTGCTGAGCCTCACGGCCGGCACCGACGACGCCCACCGCACCCTCCGCGCCGAGCTGGGGCCGATCCCGATCGCCCTGGCCTCCGACGCCGTCACCTCGCTGGTGGGCGGTATCGGACTCGGCGGCGGAGCCGTCGTGTCCGCCGGAACCGGAGTCGTGGGCCTGGGCGCCGACTTCGCGGGCCGCTGGCACCGGGTGGACGGCTGGGGGCACGTCCTGGGCGACCTCGGCAGCGGCAGCTGGATCGGCACCGCCGGACTGCAGGCCGCCCTCGCGGCGCACGACGGCAGGCCCGGCGGTTCGGCTGCGCTGCTGGTACTGCTCCGCGAACGCTGGGGTGCCCCGGAGTTGCTGCCCCGGGAGATCTACACCCGGGACGACCGCGCCGGAGTCCTCGCGTCCTTCGCCACGGACGTCGCCGGGGCCGCGCACGCGGGAGACCCCGTGGCCGCCGGAATCTGGACACGGGCCGGAGAGCATCTGGCGGACAACCTTGCCGCCGCGCTCGCCGACGGCGTCCCCCCGCTCGCGACCTACACCGGCGGGCTGTTCGACGCCGGCGCGCTGCTGCTGGAACCCCTGGCCGCCCGCTTCGCCATGATCCGCCCCGACGCTGAACTCCGGACGCCGCTGGGGGGCTCCCTCGAGGGAGCCCTGACGCTCGCCCGCGAGCTGCTCCGGGCGCCGTCGGCCTTCCCGCAACAGGACCCCTATGTGACGGTGCGGCTCAATGCGCCGGAGCCGCACACGCCCGCCCGCCGGCTGCCGTCCGGCCAGGGGCAGCCATGA
- a CDS encoding N-acetylmannosamine-6-phosphate 2-epimerase: MTRHAALIKSLMGGLIVSCQARAGNPLHGPVHMAAMALAAEQGGAAALRIQGEDDIRAVKEQCSRPVIGIRKVFGAGPVYITPTFADAALIVEAGADIVALDATSRPRSGPESAFELIRRIRGELGVPVMADVDSLAAGQAAAAAGAELVATTLSGYTSDDAVPSSPDFALLEHLWSAINVPIIAEGRFWEPRQVEDAFLLGASAVVIGTAVTNPMRITERFVRSTPAHAQG, from the coding sequence ATGACGCGGCACGCAGCGCTGATCAAGTCCCTGATGGGTGGGCTGATTGTTTCCTGCCAGGCCCGGGCCGGCAACCCGCTGCACGGGCCGGTCCACATGGCCGCCATGGCGCTCGCCGCGGAGCAGGGCGGCGCTGCGGCACTCCGGATCCAGGGCGAAGACGACATCCGTGCCGTCAAGGAGCAGTGCAGCCGGCCGGTCATCGGCATCCGCAAGGTCTTCGGCGCCGGGCCGGTCTACATCACGCCCACGTTCGCCGATGCAGCACTCATTGTTGAGGCGGGCGCTGACATCGTGGCCCTCGACGCGACGTCCCGGCCACGCAGCGGCCCGGAATCAGCTTTTGAGCTGATCCGGCGGATCCGGGGCGAACTCGGCGTGCCGGTCATGGCCGACGTGGACTCCCTCGCCGCCGGGCAGGCGGCGGCAGCAGCCGGAGCGGAACTGGTTGCCACGACGCTCTCCGGCTACACCTCCGACGACGCCGTGCCGAGCTCCCCGGATTTCGCCCTGCTCGAACACCTGTGGTCCGCGATCAACGTCCCGATCATCGCCGAGGGCCGGTTCTGGGAACCCCGGCAGGTGGAGGACGCGTTCCTGCTCGGTGCCAGCGCCGTGGTGATCGGCACGGCCGTCACCAACCCGATGCGCATCACCGAACGGTTCGTCCGCTCCACGCCCGCGCACGCCCAGGGCTAG